Proteins encoded together in one Spirochaeta isovalerica window:
- a CDS encoding ABC transporter ATP-binding protein — protein MDKETVFSVQNVTMDFQISGKTFFSKKRTLRALNDVSFDLYKGESLAVVGESGCGKSTLCRIAMRFYKPTSGQMIYHDGSVHSFKGEALRTYRQKVQMIFQDPFSSLNPLHSIYYHLKRPLQLYHKLKGKELKEKMDEALEMVGLVPPEEQGRKNPHQLSGGQKQRAFLARIMAIGADIIFADEPTSMLDVSIRLGVLNLMNKLKREMGKSFLYITHDIATARYFSDRIIVLYSGHMVEWGDVDEVVKHPVHPYTKLLISAAPDPERETLAKLEVRDDVEKEVTMWTPESRGCPFRNRCPVAESRCADDFPEAVEVKPNQFVRCIHAKEWKTENNAASEKPERNQPVS, from the coding sequence ATGGACAAAGAAACGGTATTCAGCGTACAGAACGTAACCATGGACTTTCAGATAAGCGGAAAGACCTTTTTCTCAAAAAAGCGGACTCTCAGAGCTCTCAACGATGTATCCTTCGATCTCTATAAAGGGGAATCTCTGGCTGTAGTCGGGGAATCGGGCTGCGGAAAATCGACCCTCTGCCGGATCGCCATGCGCTTCTACAAACCGACCAGTGGTCAGATGATCTATCATGACGGAAGCGTCCATTCTTTCAAGGGCGAAGCCCTGAGAACCTACAGACAGAAAGTCCAGATGATCTTTCAGGATCCATTCTCCTCTCTCAACCCGCTTCACTCCATCTACTATCACCTGAAAAGACCTCTTCAGCTTTATCACAAACTGAAAGGGAAAGAGCTGAAAGAGAAAATGGATGAAGCTCTGGAAATGGTCGGACTTGTTCCCCCGGAAGAGCAGGGGCGGAAAAACCCCCATCAGCTTTCGGGAGGACAGAAGCAGAGAGCTTTTCTGGCCAGAATCATGGCCATCGGCGCCGACATCATCTTCGCCGACGAACCGACGTCCATGCTCGACGTATCCATCCGGCTCGGCGTGCTGAACCTCATGAACAAACTGAAGAGAGAAATGGGCAAATCATTCCTCTACATCACACACGACATCGCTACGGCCCGTTACTTTTCGGACCGCATAATCGTTCTTTACAGCGGACATATGGTGGAATGGGGAGATGTGGACGAAGTGGTCAAACACCCGGTTCACCCCTACACGAAACTTCTTATTTCCGCAGCGCCCGATCCCGAAAGGGAAACGCTGGCCAAGCTGGAAGTGAGGGACGATGTGGAAAAGGAAGTGACCATGTGGACCCCCGAAAGCCGGGGCTGCCCCTTCCGGAACCGATGCCCAGTGGCGGAAAGCCGTTGCGCCGATGATTTCCCAGAAGCCGTGGAAGTCAAACCGAACCAGTTCGTCCGGTGCATCCACGCCAAAGAATGGAAAACGGAAAATAACGCCGCATCAGAAAAACCTGAGAGAAACCAGCCCGTAAGCTGA
- a CDS encoding beta-glucosidase, with translation MTQNTIERDNLRKKAEELCSQLTLEEKISMTAGKDPWSTVPVDRLGIPWIWLADGPHGLRRAPVTTEMGYGDQLPATCFPTASALAASWDRDLLEEVGQALGRECRQQNVDVLLGPGVNIKRSPLAGRNFEYFSEDPLLSGEMGAAYIKGVQSTGVGACLKHFAANNIETRRMHINAAVDDRTLREIYLTPFEIAVKKGHPWTVMACYNRVQGTYGTENRKLLTEILKEEWKSDALVMSDWDAVIDRVNALKAGLHLQMPGGKKPYSLKTIRKALEAGELEASVLDKLVSELIYLILKSRTAKDPAETFSREQHHALARRIGSHCITLLKNEKSLLPLAPDAFERTKGRKMKITLLGEFAETPRYQGNGSSEVKPTRIDTVKDILESEYGDAMELTYVRGYSLDEKTPISEAEFQQALVAARSSDRTLILAGLPLSYESEGVDRTHIDLPPSHNRLIKAVSDVQTNTIVVLSNGSAVAMPWIDLVPAVLESWVLGQAGAGAIADVLFGKVNPSGKLAETFPVRLEDTPSFLNFPGEEGESFYGERMFVGYRWYDKRAIKPLFPFGHGLSYTEFSYSNLKLSSDLIEGDNMLEISLELENSGSVAGDEVVQLYIHDRESSLIRPEAELKGFAKCSLAPGEKKTMTFTITRRDLSFFDSLKQKWVAESGDFEVRIGSSSKDIRLMAGFTYDSRERIPYVHDEFAFISTLWKNGTTRAELCSMIPRWISRFTAEGASPIDAEIDPFLLEQPLIKLPHFTEGEITEEGVLSLVERCRTLE, from the coding sequence ATGACTCAAAATACTATCGAAAGAGACAATCTTCGAAAGAAAGCGGAAGAACTGTGCTCACAGTTAACTCTCGAAGAGAAAATATCCATGACTGCGGGAAAAGATCCCTGGAGCACTGTTCCGGTGGATCGTCTGGGCATCCCGTGGATATGGCTGGCCGACGGCCCTCACGGCCTGAGGCGGGCCCCCGTGACAACGGAAATGGGTTACGGAGACCAGCTTCCCGCAACCTGTTTTCCCACAGCATCGGCTCTGGCCGCCAGCTGGGACAGGGACCTCCTCGAAGAGGTCGGACAGGCTCTGGGCCGGGAATGCCGGCAGCAGAACGTCGATGTTCTTCTGGGTCCCGGCGTAAACATCAAGCGGTCGCCTCTGGCGGGAAGAAACTTCGAATATTTCTCCGAAGATCCTCTTCTCTCAGGAGAGATGGGTGCGGCCTATATCAAAGGCGTACAGAGCACCGGTGTCGGAGCCTGCCTCAAACATTTTGCCGCGAACAATATTGAAACGAGACGAATGCACATAAATGCGGCCGTTGATGACCGCACGCTCCGGGAGATATATCTCACACCATTTGAAATCGCTGTAAAAAAGGGTCATCCCTGGACGGTTATGGCCTGTTACAATCGCGTACAGGGAACCTACGGAACGGAGAACCGGAAGCTCCTGACGGAGATCCTTAAAGAGGAATGGAAATCCGACGCCCTGGTCATGTCTGACTGGGATGCCGTAATAGACAGAGTCAACGCGCTGAAAGCCGGACTCCATCTGCAAATGCCCGGAGGAAAGAAACCTTACAGCCTGAAAACAATCCGGAAAGCTCTGGAGGCAGGAGAACTGGAAGCTTCAGTCCTCGACAAACTTGTATCTGAACTCATTTACTTAATACTGAAATCCCGAACGGCAAAGGACCCCGCTGAAACATTCAGCCGGGAGCAGCACCATGCCCTGGCCCGCCGGATCGGATCGCACTGTATTACTCTTCTGAAAAATGAGAAAAGTCTTCTTCCCCTCGCACCCGATGCATTCGAGCGGACTAAAGGCAGAAAAATGAAAATTACTCTTCTGGGCGAGTTTGCCGAAACCCCTCGGTATCAGGGAAACGGAAGCTCGGAAGTCAAACCGACAAGAATTGACACAGTCAAAGATATACTGGAAAGCGAATACGGCGACGCTATGGAACTGACATACGTCAGAGGCTATAGCCTCGATGAAAAAACCCCCATATCGGAAGCGGAATTTCAACAGGCATTAGTAGCCGCCCGAAGCAGCGACAGGACTTTGATTCTTGCCGGCTTGCCTCTCAGTTATGAATCGGAAGGTGTGGACAGAACCCATATAGATCTGCCCCCTTCCCACAACCGTCTGATAAAGGCTGTATCTGATGTACAGACCAACACAATCGTGGTCCTGAGTAACGGAAGCGCTGTCGCCATGCCCTGGATTGATCTGGTTCCGGCTGTTCTCGAGAGCTGGGTACTTGGTCAGGCCGGAGCGGGAGCTATAGCCGATGTGCTCTTCGGCAAAGTCAACCCGTCGGGAAAGCTGGCCGAGACATTCCCCGTCAGACTGGAGGATACTCCCTCCTTCCTGAACTTTCCCGGGGAAGAGGGCGAAAGCTTTTACGGCGAAAGGATGTTCGTCGGCTATCGGTGGTATGACAAGAGAGCGATCAAACCGCTCTTCCCCTTCGGACACGGATTGTCCTATACGGAGTTTTCCTATTCAAACCTCAAGCTTTCATCGGATCTGATCGAAGGGGACAATATGCTGGAAATCAGTCTCGAACTGGAAAATTCCGGTTCTGTTGCTGGCGATGAAGTTGTTCAGCTTTATATCCATGATAGAGAATCATCTCTCATCCGCCCGGAAGCGGAACTGAAAGGATTTGCCAAGTGTTCGCTGGCTCCGGGAGAAAAAAAGACTATGACCTTTACCATAACCCGGAGGGATCTCTCCTTTTTCGATTCCCTGAAACAGAAATGGGTAGCGGAAAGCGGAGATTTCGAAGTCCGGATCGGTTCCTCTTCAAAAGATATCCGGCTTATGGCAGGTTTTACCTATGACAGTCGTGAAAGAATCCCCTACGTTCATGATGAGTTTGCCTTTATTTCAACGCTCTGGAAAAACGGGACAACCCGAGCCGAATTATGCTCGATGATCCCCCGGTGGATTTCCCGGTTTACGGCAGAGGGAGCGAGCCCGATTGATGCCGAAATAGACCCCTTCCTGCTTGAACAGCCTCTTATAAAACTGCCCCATTTTACAGAGGGGGAGATAACAGAAGAAGGCGTTTTATCTCTGGTTGAGAGATGCCGGACATTAGAATAA
- the gcvPB gene encoding aminomethyl-transferring glycine dehydrogenase subunit GcvPB, whose translation MSNLWKISGEGRSAVYLPGLDVPETPIPSELRRQEEPNLPEVAEMDLVRHYTNLSRRNFSIDTHFYPLGSCTMKYNPKVNEVTAALPGFRNAHPYQGDDLSQGAIELLYRMQEQLTAISGFEATSLQPAAGAQGELTGILMIRKYHEERGELEVRRKILVPDSAHGTNPATATMAGFQSKEIPSDKKGNIDLEALRAECDETLAGIMITNPNTLGLFEENIVEVIDAVHKAGGMVYGDGANFNAVMGIVKPGELGFDVMHYNVHKTFTGPHGGGGPGAGPVSAGAALKDYLPGPIAYKKGDGYELKQPPKTIGRMKLFYGNFGILVRGFTYISMLGAAGLREVTENAVLNANYLKALVADNFPAAYDRNCMHEFVCRGDIAPGIHTLDVAKRLIDYGFHPPTIYFPLIVPEAMMIEPTETESRETIEAFADALNKIADEAVNAPELLHNAPASTSVKRLDEAGAVKKPVLRY comes from the coding sequence ATGAGTAATCTCTGGAAAATCAGCGGAGAGGGACGGAGCGCTGTCTATCTGCCGGGACTGGATGTTCCCGAAACGCCGATCCCATCTGAACTGAGAAGACAGGAAGAGCCGAATCTTCCCGAAGTGGCGGAAATGGATCTTGTGAGACACTATACCAATCTGTCCAGACGCAATTTCAGTATCGATACCCACTTCTATCCTCTGGGATCCTGTACCATGAAGTACAACCCCAAAGTGAATGAAGTAACCGCGGCGCTTCCGGGATTCCGGAACGCCCATCCCTATCAGGGGGATGATCTTTCCCAGGGGGCTATAGAGCTTCTCTATCGTATGCAGGAGCAGTTAACGGCTATCTCCGGTTTCGAAGCGACCAGTCTTCAGCCCGCTGCCGGTGCTCAGGGAGAGCTGACCGGTATCCTCATGATCAGAAAGTATCACGAGGAGAGGGGAGAACTGGAAGTAAGACGGAAAATTCTCGTTCCCGACTCGGCTCACGGAACCAATCCGGCGACGGCGACGATGGCGGGATTTCAGTCCAAAGAGATCCCCTCGGACAAGAAGGGGAATATCGATCTGGAAGCTCTCAGGGCGGAATGCGATGAGACCCTCGCCGGAATCATGATCACCAACCCCAATACGCTCGGTCTTTTCGAAGAGAACATCGTCGAAGTAATCGATGCGGTACACAAAGCGGGCGGTATGGTTTACGGAGACGGCGCCAATTTCAACGCCGTTATGGGCATCGTGAAACCGGGAGAGCTGGGCTTTGATGTTATGCATTACAACGTCCATAAGACATTTACCGGTCCCCATGGGGGAGGAGGTCCGGGAGCCGGACCCGTCAGCGCGGGAGCGGCCCTTAAGGACTACCTTCCCGGACCTATCGCCTATAAGAAAGGAGACGGTTACGAACTGAAGCAGCCCCCGAAGACAATCGGGCGGATGAAGCTTTTCTATGGTAACTTCGGTATTCTGGTTCGCGGTTTCACCTATATCTCCATGCTCGGCGCCGCCGGTCTGCGGGAAGTGACGGAAAATGCCGTTCTCAATGCCAACTATCTGAAAGCGCTTGTCGCGGATAATTTCCCGGCAGCTTACGACAGAAACTGTATGCATGAGTTCGTCTGCCGTGGCGATATCGCACCTGGCATTCACACTCTCGATGTGGCCAAGCGCCTAATCGACTACGGATTCCATCCGCCGACGATCTACTTCCCTCTCATCGTGCCGGAAGCCATGATGATCGAACCGACGGAAACGGAAAGCCGCGAAACGATCGAAGCTTTTGCCGATGCCTTGAATAAAATTGCCGACGAAGCGGTCAATGCTCCGGAGCTCCTGCACAATGCTCCGGCGTCAACTTCGGTTAAACGTCTCGATGAAGCAGGCGCTGTGAAAAAACCTGTATTACGGTACTGA
- a CDS encoding ABC transporter ATP-binding protein yields the protein MSKLLEVKNLSVDYITLNGAVRAVDDVSFSIEEEQSMGLAGESGCGKSTIAYSLMRLHRPPALIADGSIELAGRDIIKMKEEELRQFRWEQISMVFQSAMNCLNPVVKLDRQFYEIYKNHGITQNRHEARAKAEELIEIVGIPRDRLGDYPHQFSGGMRQRAVIAMALALKPKLLIMDEPTTALDTVVQREILQRVYELKKELKFSILFITHDLSLMMEFCDDVSIMYAGKIVEQAPSQTILNHPQHPYSYGLKNSFPSLHGDIEYMEGIPGSPLNMSKIPPGCRFQDRCFRAQDICFKEVPPRKHMGNDFYDCHNPMGTLTGSKN from the coding sequence ATGAGCAAATTACTTGAAGTCAAGAATCTCTCCGTCGATTACATTACCCTGAACGGGGCCGTCCGGGCCGTCGATGATGTGAGCTTTTCCATCGAGGAGGAGCAGAGCATGGGACTGGCCGGAGAATCGGGATGCGGGAAAAGCACAATCGCCTACTCGCTGATGAGGCTCCACCGACCGCCGGCTCTTATCGCCGACGGCTCCATCGAACTGGCCGGCCGGGATATCATAAAGATGAAGGAAGAGGAGCTCAGACAGTTCCGCTGGGAACAGATCAGCATGGTCTTCCAGTCGGCCATGAACTGCCTCAATCCCGTTGTCAAACTGGACAGGCAGTTTTATGAAATCTATAAGAATCACGGGATTACCCAGAATCGTCATGAAGCCCGCGCCAAAGCCGAGGAACTTATTGAAATTGTAGGGATACCCAGAGACAGGCTGGGAGATTACCCCCATCAGTTTTCAGGCGGTATGCGCCAGAGAGCTGTCATAGCCATGGCGCTGGCCCTTAAACCAAAACTCCTGATTATGGACGAACCGACCACGGCATTGGATACGGTTGTGCAGAGAGAGATTCTCCAGAGAGTTTATGAGCTGAAGAAAGAACTGAAATTTTCAATCCTCTTCATCACTCACGATCTGAGCCTGATGATGGAGTTCTGCGACGATGTGTCCATCATGTATGCCGGCAAGATTGTCGAACAGGCTCCTTCACAGACCATTCTGAATCATCCGCAGCACCCCTATTCCTATGGATTGAAAAACTCTTTTCCCTCTCTCCACGGCGACATAGAATACATGGAAGGGATTCCCGGCTCACCACTTAATATGAGCAAAATCCCCCCTGGCTGCCGCTTTCAGGACCGCTGCTTCAGAGCGCAGGATATCTGTTTCAAAGAAGTTCCGCCGAGAAAGCACATGGGTAATGATTTCTACGATTGCCATAACCCCATGGGAACATTGACAGGGAGTAAGAACTGA
- a CDS encoding TIM-barrel domain-containing protein yields the protein MYFHKIDNPMNFRFPGLEGGFFHIGEVGEGVFSLSVEESRWSETGSYAPFFEDSLGAGDNRTTLVEKNGEIEFSYDGQTLLRSKPQEGFGVCGKKWLFAFDYSDDLHFYGMGEKSNGFEKSGIKTKFWNTDVWSDFPVSEVIYNFTDPMYLSVPYLLVKNGDNWFGILVDNPYPVFMATGAEEMIAKQNQSDTTKDFYIGSTDGKPHIYFIAGKNPGDVTGKLQRLCGTTERPPLWSLGYHQCRWGYKSYEDLKELDGKFTEHQIPCDGLWLDIDYMTGYRVFTWNEEHFSNVRKDIARLNESGRQVVPILDPGVKRDPQYPVYLDGKEKNIFCLNSEGLEYTGFVWPGETMFPDFSMEEGRQWWAEQVARFASEGIKGVWIDMNDPSTGSSEISEMKFRRGERDHDWFHNQYALGMQDATYRGLRKTNPESRPFIMSRSGFTGTSRWSAIWTGDNYSNYHNLQQNIETALNLSISSIPFIGSDVPGFGGDATEELMISWHKAAFLSPILRNHSLKDTRNQEPWAFDDKVLDIVRYYIRQRYKLLPYLYNLFIDQETSGQPLLRPLYYHAGNEEMESLLYIGDQFYIGPSIMQAPVVKEGEKGRDLYLPSGRWFDVQSGSWREGGEILSFSDSSDEKTPLYIRDGAVLPMQPGERTDNNSDLSVVEFHIFADRQSGHIEYDYTYDRGDGYGYREGEQSRFTVKGEASDDTLELELIPQESGYKACRMEFVLYSPFSRVLLTNEGGVKVLEMKKHEWMFAASAQKCWKSEPVQL from the coding sequence GTGTATTTTCATAAAATAGATAATCCCATGAATTTCCGCTTTCCCGGTTTGGAGGGCGGTTTTTTTCACATAGGAGAAGTCGGGGAAGGCGTTTTCAGCCTTTCCGTAGAGGAATCAAGATGGAGCGAAACAGGCTCTTACGCCCCTTTTTTTGAAGACTCTCTCGGGGCCGGGGATAACCGTACGACTCTGGTGGAAAAAAACGGGGAAATCGAATTTTCCTACGACGGTCAGACCCTTCTGAGGTCAAAACCGCAGGAAGGTTTCGGTGTCTGCGGCAAGAAGTGGCTTTTCGCCTTTGATTATTCCGATGATCTCCATTTTTACGGAATGGGCGAAAAAAGCAATGGGTTCGAGAAGAGCGGCATTAAGACCAAATTCTGGAATACCGATGTCTGGAGCGATTTCCCTGTTTCCGAGGTGATTTATAATTTCACCGACCCCATGTATCTCTCCGTCCCCTATCTCCTTGTCAAAAATGGCGACAATTGGTTTGGAATCCTTGTGGATAATCCCTATCCCGTCTTTATGGCGACCGGCGCCGAGGAGATGATAGCCAAACAGAACCAGTCCGATACGACAAAGGATTTCTATATCGGATCGACCGACGGCAAACCGCATATCTACTTTATCGCCGGAAAGAATCCCGGCGATGTGACGGGAAAGCTGCAACGGCTTTGCGGTACAACTGAAAGACCGCCCCTCTGGAGCCTGGGATATCATCAGTGCCGGTGGGGATATAAATCCTACGAAGATCTGAAAGAACTGGACGGGAAGTTTACGGAACACCAGATTCCCTGTGACGGACTCTGGCTCGATATCGATTATATGACGGGGTACCGTGTTTTCACCTGGAATGAAGAGCATTTTTCCAATGTAAGAAAGGACATCGCCCGACTGAATGAATCGGGACGGCAGGTCGTTCCCATCCTCGATCCGGGAGTGAAGCGCGATCCTCAATATCCCGTTTATCTCGACGGGAAGGAAAAAAATATTTTCTGTCTCAACAGCGAAGGTCTGGAATACACAGGATTTGTATGGCCCGGCGAAACCATGTTTCCCGATTTTTCCATGGAAGAGGGGCGCCAGTGGTGGGCAGAACAGGTCGCCCGTTTCGCTTCTGAGGGAATCAAAGGGGTCTGGATCGATATGAATGATCCCTCGACGGGCAGTTCAGAAATCAGCGAAATGAAATTCCGCCGCGGAGAGCGGGACCACGACTGGTTTCACAATCAGTATGCCCTGGGAATGCAGGACGCAACCTACCGGGGATTGAGAAAAACCAACCCCGAATCCCGCCCTTTCATTATGAGCCGGAGCGGATTTACCGGTACAAGCCGTTGGTCCGCTATCTGGACCGGCGATAATTACTCCAACTATCACAATCTGCAGCAGAATATCGAGACGGCTTTGAACCTTTCCATTTCATCGATACCCTTTATCGGTTCCGATGTTCCGGGATTCGGCGGCGATGCTACGGAAGAACTTATGATAAGCTGGCACAAAGCAGCCTTTCTGTCTCCCATTCTGAGAAATCACAGCCTGAAAGACACCCGGAATCAGGAGCCCTGGGCTTTTGATGACAAGGTTCTGGATATCGTCCGTTATTATATCCGTCAGCGCTACAAGCTTCTTCCCTATCTGTACAATCTCTTTATCGACCAGGAAACTTCCGGTCAGCCTCTGCTCCGGCCTCTCTACTATCACGCCGGGAACGAGGAAATGGAAAGCCTTCTCTATATCGGCGATCAATTCTATATCGGTCCGTCGATCATGCAGGCACCCGTCGTAAAAGAGGGAGAGAAGGGGAGAGACCTCTATCTGCCTTCGGGACGGTGGTTCGATGTCCAGAGCGGTTCATGGAGAGAGGGAGGGGAAATCCTCTCATTCAGCGACAGCTCCGATGAGAAGACGCCTCTTTATATTCGCGACGGCGCTGTCCTTCCCATGCAGCCCGGAGAGAGAACCGACAACAATTCCGATCTTTCGGTGGTTGAATTCCATATCTTTGCGGACCGCCAGTCCGGCCATATTGAATACGACTACACCTATGACAGGGGGGATGGATACGGATACAGGGAGGGCGAACAGAGCCGTTTCACGGTAAAAGGCGAAGCCAGTGATGATACTCTCGAACTTGAGCTCATTCCCCAGGAAAGCGGATACAAAGCCTGTCGGATGGAATTTGTTCTTTACAGTCCCTTCTCGCGGGTTCTGTTGACCAATGAAGGAGGCGTTAAGGTTCTTGAAATGAAAAAGCACGAATGGATGTTTGCCGCCTCGGCCCAGAAATGCTGGAAGTCGGAACCTGTTCAGTTATAG
- a CDS encoding ABC transporter permease — MTLEKLDKYPLIKFLRDNPKATVGFLLLITIMLLTLGAPLFTRFEAGFRSDQYRVAPNSEFILGTTQLGRDVWAQTLYGGRTSLLVGILAGVIAVTLSTVIGITAGYFGGIVDGFITTIINIAMVIPQIPLLLIIAALMGGVSPMLIGVLIGFTSWAWGARVLRSQTMSIRNREFIYSAETLGETKLRRLFAEVMPNMLSMMSSAFVGTIIYAIMAQATLEYIGFGDPLSVTWGTMLYNAQNTAALQTGAWWELLGPCLGLIVLGSGLTLINFSIDELSNPKLKAQRIMAGYYKAKKSEATYTQAGENE, encoded by the coding sequence ATGACACTGGAAAAACTGGATAAGTATCCCCTGATAAAATTTCTGAGGGACAATCCCAAAGCCACTGTGGGATTCTTACTATTAATTACAATCATGCTCTTAACTCTGGGAGCGCCGTTATTTACAAGATTCGAAGCGGGGTTCCGTTCGGACCAGTACAGGGTAGCCCCCAACAGCGAGTTTATTCTGGGGACCACACAATTGGGACGCGATGTCTGGGCCCAGACTCTCTACGGGGGACGGACGTCTCTGCTCGTCGGAATACTGGCCGGCGTCATAGCCGTCACGCTCAGTACTGTCATAGGTATTACAGCGGGATATTTCGGAGGAATTGTCGACGGGTTCATTACGACTATCATTAACATCGCCATGGTTATACCCCAGATACCGCTATTGCTTATAATAGCCGCGCTTATGGGAGGGGTCTCGCCTATGCTCATCGGTGTCCTTATCGGATTCACCTCATGGGCCTGGGGAGCCAGAGTTCTGCGGTCACAGACAATGAGCATCCGTAACAGGGAGTTTATTTATTCGGCGGAAACGCTGGGGGAAACGAAACTGAGACGCCTCTTCGCCGAAGTCATGCCCAACATGCTTTCCATGATGAGCTCCGCTTTTGTCGGCACCATCATCTACGCCATCATGGCCCAGGCGACTCTGGAATACATCGGATTCGGTGATCCCCTTTCCGTAACCTGGGGAACCATGCTCTACAACGCCCAGAATACAGCTGCCTTGCAGACCGGAGCCTGGTGGGAACTGCTCGGCCCCTGTCTGGGACTCATTGTGCTGGGATCGGGACTGACTCTGATAAACTTTTCCATCGATGAATTGTCCAACCCCAAACTGAAGGCCCAGAGAATCATGGCAGGATATTACAAAGCGAAAAAATCCGAAGCGACATATACTCAGGCAGGAGAGAACGAATGA
- the gcvH gene encoding glycine cleavage system protein GcvH, whose translation MKFDKEARYSETHEWVRKEGDVLVFGISDYAQSKIGEVVFVELPEEDEFEKGASFSVVESVKSANDLYIPVSGEVVEVNEALEDDPELVNNDAFGEGWICKIKPSDLSEFDALLSADDYEKMVSELD comes from the coding sequence ATGAAATTTGATAAAGAAGCCAGATACAGCGAAACACACGAATGGGTCAGAAAAGAAGGCGATGTTCTCGTATTCGGTATTTCCGATTACGCCCAGAGCAAAATCGGAGAGGTGGTTTTTGTCGAGCTCCCCGAAGAGGACGAGTTCGAGAAAGGCGCTTCCTTCAGTGTCGTCGAGTCGGTAAAATCCGCCAATGACCTGTATATCCCGGTCAGCGGCGAAGTCGTCGAGGTCAACGAAGCTCTCGAAGATGATCCCGAACTGGTGAATAATGACGCTTTCGGCGAGGGATGGATCTGCAAAATCAAACCCTCCGATCTTTCTGAATTCGATGCGCTGCTGTCCGCTGATGATTATGAAAAAATGGTCAGCGAACTGGACTGA
- the gcvPA gene encoding aminomethyl-transferring glycine dehydrogenase subunit GcvPA, whose translation MSFISNMPKDREMMLKKIGVSSVDELFKDVPADKRFPRVDMPKPLSEPEILLELSKLSAKNASAECYDWFLGAGVYNHFVPSVVGALITRGEFLTAYTPYQPEVSQGTLEAIFEYQTMISELTGMDVVNASHYDGATALAEAAIMSVRSTRKRHKVVLAQGLHPEYRDIIETYFQGLDMELSDGDLDDQTAGYIVQNPTWTGEILDVKAEAAKAHDAGAMLIVHTDPISLGVLEAPGACGADIVTAEGQSLGVGMNWGGPMLGIFATTQKNIRKMPGRIIGETIDERGNRGCVLTFAAREQHIRREKATSNICSNQGLAALSAAIYLAALGKSGFKKVAELSWHKAHYAAAEIARIDGFSLKTKGHFFKEFLVETPVPAEDIFAKLKEKFILPGLPLSRLGGGDKELLVCVTEVNSKEQIDRLVAALKEVK comes from the coding sequence ATGAGTTTTATATCCAATATGCCAAAAGACAGGGAGATGATGCTGAAGAAGATCGGCGTTTCCTCTGTCGACGAACTTTTTAAAGATGTTCCGGCGGATAAAAGGTTTCCCCGGGTGGATATGCCGAAGCCTCTGTCCGAACCGGAAATCCTTCTGGAACTATCCAAACTCTCTGCGAAAAATGCCAGCGCCGAGTGCTATGACTGGTTCCTGGGAGCCGGTGTGTACAATCACTTCGTACCTTCGGTAGTCGGAGCGTTGATAACGAGAGGAGAATTCCTCACGGCCTACACGCCTTATCAGCCTGAGGTCAGTCAGGGAACTCTCGAAGCCATTTTCGAGTACCAGACCATGATCTCCGAACTGACGGGAATGGATGTTGTCAATGCGTCTCACTATGACGGGGCGACGGCCCTGGCCGAAGCGGCGATCATGAGCGTCCGTTCCACCAGAAAGAGACATAAAGTTGTTCTTGCTCAGGGACTCCATCCCGAATACCGCGATATTATCGAGACGTATTTCCAGGGGCTGGATATGGAGCTTTCCGATGGAGATCTCGATGATCAGACCGCCGGATATATCGTTCAGAATCCAACCTGGACAGGTGAGATCCTCGATGTGAAAGCCGAAGCCGCCAAAGCGCATGATGCCGGCGCCATGCTCATTGTTCATACCGATCCCATCTCTCTGGGGGTTCTCGAAGCTCCCGGTGCCTGTGGAGCCGATATCGTTACAGCTGAAGGGCAGAGCCTCGGAGTGGGGATGAACTGGGGTGGTCCCATGCTGGGAATCTTTGCCACCACTCAGAAAAACATCCGGAAAATGCCCGGCCGCATTATCGGTGAAACCATCGACGAGAGAGGAAACCGGGGTTGCGTTCTCACTTTCGCCGCCAGGGAACAGCATATCCGAAGGGAAAAAGCCACCAGTAACATCTGTTCCAATCAGGGACTGGCAGCGCTTTCCGCCGCTATCTATCTGGCCGCGCTTGGAAAAAGCGGTTTTAAAAAAGTAGCGGAACTGAGCTGGCATAAAGCCCACTATGCGGCTGCTGAAATCGCCAGAATCGATGGATTTTCCCTTAAGACGAAAGGACACTTCTTCAAAGAGTTCCTTGTGGAGACTCCTGTTCCCGCCGAAGATATTTTCGCAAAACTGAAAGAGAAATTCATCCTCCCCGGCCTGCCTTTGAGCCGTCTCGGCGGAGGGGATAAGGAACTTCTGGTTTGTGTAACCGAAGTGAACAGCAAAGAGCAGATCGACCGTCTCGTCGCCGCTCTGAAGGAGGTGAAATAA